A single Macaca fascicularis isolate 582-1 chromosome 13, T2T-MFA8v1.1 DNA region contains:
- the RHOB gene encoding rho-related GTP-binding protein RhoB yields the protein MAAIRKKLVVVGDGACGKTCLLIVFSKDEFPEVYVPTVFENYVADIEVDGKQVELALWDTAGQEDYDRLRPLSYPDTDVILMCFSVDSPDSLENIPEKWVPEVKHFCPNVPIILVANKKDLRSDEHVRTELARMKQEPVRTDDGRAMAVRIQAYDYLECSAKTKEGVREVFETATRAALQKRYGSQNGCINCCKVL from the coding sequence ATGGCGGCCATCCGCAAGAAGCTGGTGGTGGTGGGCGACGGCGCGTGTGGCAAGACGTGCCTGCTGATCGTGTTCAGTAAGGACGAGTTCCCCGAGGTGTACGTGCCCACTGTCTTCGAGAACTATGTGGCCGATATCGAGGTGGACGGCAAGCAGGTGGAGCTGGCGCTGTGGGACACGGCGGGCCAGGAGGACTACGACCGTCTGCGGCCACTCTCTTATCCGGACACCGACGTCATCCTCATGTGCTTCTCGGTGGACAGCCCGGACTCGCTGGAGAACATCCCCGAGAAGTGGGTGCCCGAGGTGAAGCACTTCTGCCCCAACGTGCCCATCATCCTGGTGGCCAACAAAAAAGACCTGCGCAGCGACGAGCATGTCCGCACAGAGCTGGCCCGCATGAAGCAGGAACCAGTGCGCACGGATGACGGCCGCGCCATGGCCGTGCGCATTCAAGCCTACGACTACCTCGAGTGCTCGGCCAAGACCAAGGAAGGCGTGCGCGAGGTCTTCGAGACGGCCACGCGCGCCGCGCTGCAGAAGCGCTACGGCTCCCAGAACGGCTGCATCAACTGCTGCAAGGTGCTATGA